TGAAAACAACCGTTAGACGAACGTCGGCTCTTTCGCCCCAACTGTAAAGCTCTATTTACCCGCGCCCGCGCGAATTTTGATTCACGAAACGGCGGACATGTTATACTTTTTCCGTGTATGACGGGAAGGGAATGTTTTTATGGCAGCAGATCCGCTTATAGTTTTAAAAAAAGTATTCGGCTACAGCTTTTTTCGAAAAGGCCAGGCAGAGATAATAGAAGCGGTGGCCGGCGGACGCGACGCGTTGGGCGTCATGCCCACCGGAGCTGGAAAGTCGCTCTGTTATCAGATCCCCGCTATAATGGCGGGAGGCCTCTCCGTCGTCATCTCCCCGCTCATCTCGCTCATGAAGGATCAGGTAGACGCGCTGCTGCAAAACGGCGTGCGCGCAGCCTCAATAAACAGTTCTATGGAATGGGAGCAGTCGGCCGACATCTTCCGCCGCGTCCGCGCGGGCGAGATACGCCTTCTGTACGTAGCGCCGGAACGTCTTGAGGGAGAGGGCTTCGGCGAGTTTCTGCGCTCCATTTCGATAAGCCTCATCATAGTGGACGAGGCGCACTGCGTCTCGCAGTGGGGACACGACTTCCGGCCCTCATACCTGAACATCGCGCCTGTGATAGCCTCGCTTCCCAAAAGGCCGCCGGTCGCCGCCTTCACTGCAACAGCGACTCCTGAGGTGAGCCTGGACATAGTGCGTCAGCTTGCGCTGCGCGACCCTTTTCTGCTCACTACCGGGTTTGACCGCGAAAACTTATTCTTCCACGTCGACCACCCCGCGGACAAAAACTCGGCAATGATGCAGTACGTATCGCAGTACCCGAACGTATCGGGCATAATCTATTGCTCGACGCGCAAAAACGTTGAGGCCGTCTGCGAACGGCTTCGCGCGCACAAGATAAACGCGGTGCGCTACCACGCAGGTCTTGCCGACGAGGAGCGCCGTATAAACCAGGAAAAATTCATCTACGACAAAGCCTCCGTGATAGTGGCCACGAACGCCTTTGGAATGGGCATAGACAAGTCCAACGTGCGCTACGTGCTGCATTACAACATGCCGTCGAACATAGACGCCTATTATCAGGAGGCGGGGCGCGCAGGGCGCGACGGGCTGCCCTCGGACTGCATACTTTTTTTCAGCCAGAAGGACGTCATGACGGCGCGCTTTTTTATTCAGCAGAGCCCGGAGGAGGCACGGCCAGCCGCGCGGCGCAAGCTTCAGGCGATGGTCGATTACTGTCATACGGCTGATTGCCTTCGGGGGTATATATTAAAATATTTCGGAGAGAGCGACGTACCAGAAAAATGCGCCGCCTGCGGCAACTGCACCGAGACGCGCGAGATGGTTGACGTCACTGTGGAGGCCCAGAAGATACTCTCCTGCGTCTACAGGATGGCGGAGGCCACGGGAGGCGGCAAATACGGCGCCTCCATGCTGGTGAACGTGCTGCGCGGCTCAAAACGCGAAGATATTAAAAAACTCGGCTTCAACGCCATCTCCACCTACGGCCTGTTGAAGGACAGAAGCCAGCAGAACGTCCGCGACATGGTGAATTTCCTCGTGGCCGAAGATTATCTGCAAACTGAAAACGGAGACTTCCCCGTGCTCGCCTTCACGGAACGCACAATGCCATTTCTTCGCAACGCTGCGCCGCTTGTCATGCGCCGCACAGAAGAAAAGGCGGCAAAGGAAGAAAAGCTCAAAAAACACACAAAGAGCGCGGAAGTGATAAACAGCGATCTCTTTGAGGAGCTGCGCCAGCTTCGCAAGGCGATAGCGGACGAGGACTCCGTGCCGCCCTATGTCGTCTTCTCCGACAGGACGCTCACCGCCATCTGTGACATGCTGCCTTCGACCGACCAGGAATTTCTCG
Above is a window of Cloacibacillus sp. DNA encoding:
- the recQ gene encoding DNA helicase RecQ, coding for MAADPLIVLKKVFGYSFFRKGQAEIIEAVAGGRDALGVMPTGAGKSLCYQIPAIMAGGLSVVISPLISLMKDQVDALLQNGVRAASINSSMEWEQSADIFRRVRAGEIRLLYVAPERLEGEGFGEFLRSISISLIIVDEAHCVSQWGHDFRPSYLNIAPVIASLPKRPPVAAFTATATPEVSLDIVRQLALRDPFLLTTGFDRENLFFHVDHPADKNSAMMQYVSQYPNVSGIIYCSTRKNVEAVCERLRAHKINAVRYHAGLADEERRINQEKFIYDKASVIVATNAFGMGIDKSNVRYVLHYNMPSNIDAYYQEAGRAGRDGLPSDCILFFSQKDVMTARFFIQQSPEEARPAARRKLQAMVDYCHTADCLRGYILKYFGESDVPEKCAACGNCTETREMVDVTVEAQKILSCVYRMAEATGGGKYGASMLVNVLRGSKREDIKKLGFNAISTYGLLKDRSQQNVRDMVNFLVAEDYLQTENGDFPVLAFTERTMPFLRNAAPLVMRRTEEKAAKEEKLKKHTKSAEVINSDLFEELRQLRKAIADEDSVPPYVVFSDRTLTAICDMLPSTDQEFLEVPGVGAAKLERYGDAFLTAVNDWKARRPHQ